Part of the Zingiber officinale cultivar Zhangliang chromosome 8A, Zo_v1.1, whole genome shotgun sequence genome, TTTGCTTTCGTTTTTTTTTTACCTTCCCTTTGCTtaagatccagcctccttatataagagctctcatcttgcctgcaataaatgatcaaattatgatcatttaatgctgagtttaatttcgtcattaatgggtttaatgtcttcattaatgtcgagacgttacagaatcattattaatgagattaatgtcgtcattaatactgagacgttacgaaatcaccattaatgagtttaatgccgctattaatgtcgagacgttacggaatcagtattaatttcacattaatgcttccattacatccttgagcaagattcaagtggctatatgttggttcattcttttgggtaaattttatctcaaccggtccggcattcgacatgcacaagtcgtgctcgcgcacgagtcaaccttggtttggtacaatccgggccctggatttgcatccacccctgcgcactcacgcgtgagagagtctctccccatgcatatgtttacaacgtcaatgcatgtgtcataatttaaaccaacaataaaggcaagagacttctaatgtgggactaaactcatgcacaatagagtctcttcgtctccatctctttattccattcacatttccaacaatcccccacatgaatggaaaacagggaatgtgatagcattcaacagttgagtcaagtataggataggtaggtttaccctttgaaccctcccttgtgaagatctggttgcttactggctgatagtagacatgatgtcattgAACTATACTGTCGTCTGTGCAGTGACGTAGTTAGAATTTTCAATTAGGGGGGGGGGGCGAAttcaacaaattaaaaaaaaataatacaacacaGAAAATGTATAAAAAAGTTATATATGAACTTCATATATTTTTTACAATATCACTCTTCGAGATTTCATATTTTGAAAATGCTGAATAATAGCTTCATTATCAATGGTATCAAACACATCTCGCTCAATATATGGTATCAAACAATCATTTACCATATCATCTCCCAACCGATTTCGAAGTGAGGTTTTGATTATTTTCATTGCTGAAAACACTCTCTCTACAGTTGCAGTTGCAACAGGTAATAGCAATGCTAACTTCAAAAGTAAATACACCAAAGGATACAAACGATGTTTTTTCAATTGAACCATCCTTTTAGCAAGCTGGCTAATCCCCACAACCTCAGAGAATTGATTGCTACTCCGCatatcaaaaataaagttatcaagTTGGGGCTCAAGATGCATTAACTCCATTGGGGAAAAATCGGATGGATAAAACTGAGCAAACTGAAGTAATTTTCTCTTATCATAAGCAGAGAATGAATTTGATGGATCAAGACAACTCATACACAACAACAACTCCATGTTCACCTCGTTAAAGCGACTGTTCAACTCCTGAAGTTGCAAATGTATCACTTCATAAAATGTTTCAACACGATAATAGTGAAGATTTGTCCTTCCTTCAATATTTCGTCGTGATCTCCCATGAAAGACGAACAAGTCTTCCATGTGCGGGGTGACTACCTCATACTTAACACAAAATAAAGAAACTTCATTCAGTAACAAATCCCAACCATCATCTCTCATAGTTTGCAGTTGATGTTTGCTTGATCTTACAAGAATCATGGCATTTACAATGTCTTGATCTTTTCTTTGTAAAGCTTGCGGCAAATCATTCGTGACTCCCAAGATATTCTTCATTAAGTGCATCtgaaatataaattcatattTTCCAATCAATTCCAACAGATTATTTGCTTGTGCCCTTTGCTTGTGATCTTTTCCCTCCTCTTCAACAAATAAAAGAACATCAATAATTGAAGGATACAAATGTATCAAACTTAACAATGTATTATAATGTGAACCCCAACGTGTGCTCCCAGCTCTTTTTAATGTCATCTCTTGATTCATACCTTGTCCAGTGAAGATATCACCATTGCAAATTCCTTTAATAACTTTTTCAAATTGTTTCTCACGAAGTATATCTCTTCGCTTGCATGACGCTCCAACAATATTGTTCAATTGTGCAACCACATCAAAAAATGTAGAAATTCTTATATGATTTTCAGCAACAGCTACAAATGCAAGTTGCagttgatgagcaaaacaatcAACATAATAAGCAAATAGATTCTCCATCATAATTAAGCTTTTTAAGCCATTGAATTCTCCTCTCATATTGTTAGCCCCATCGTATCCTTGCCCCCGTTAATTAGATATAGATAATCCATGTTGGCACAACAAAGAATCAATAGCGGTTTTAAGTGATAAGGCAGTAGTGTTGCTTACATGTACAATGCCTAGAAAGCATTCAACAATATTTCCCCTTTCATCTACAAACCGTAAAGCAACTGCCATTTGTTCTTTAACAGATATATCACGAGCCTCATCAACTAATATAGTAAATAATTTATCACCGAGATCTCCAAGAATAGAATTAGTGGTTAAATAAGCAATGGATCTGATAATATCTTTCTGAATATCAGGCGATGTCAATTTGAGATTTGAGAGAGCATTGTCTAGTGCAACTCTATTGATATCCTCATTATGGTCAGCAAGAAATCTTAACAATTCAAGAAAATTACCATGATTGAGTGAGTTTGTTGATTCATCATGACCACGAAATGCTAATCCTTGACGCACAAGAAATCTTATGCAATCAATTGATGTTGTCAAACGAACACGATAATCGATAGCTACTTGACTAGACTGATTGACCAAACAAGTTTCAATATGTTGTTTTTGATTCATTAAATCATAAGCCGCCATCATGCACCTATTGTGAATGCTGCTCTGATTTCCAACATGTTCattaaatttttctttctttctccaatTTTTAAATCCCTCAGTAACAAAAGAATCACCACCACTTTGACCGCCATGATCCGCTTTGAATAAATAGAAATAAAGACAAAAAGCCGCATCTTTTGCAATGCTGTATTCTAGCCAATTAGGATGAAGACTAAACCATATAGCTCGAAATCTTCGTTTCTCTTTGGGACAAGAACGCCAAGGAAATTCATGATTTTTAGGTTGAAAAGGACCTTTTTGCAAATAGTAACGTCGAACAATCTCCCTTTCATTAACATTATACTCAAGAATGTGCTTTCTTAGCCCAGGATCACTAGGATACTCATTTGAGTCAGCATCAAGAGGAGCTGGTagaggaggcggaggaggaggaggtggtggaggGGGAGATGACTTGTTTGAAGTAGGTTCATCTCGTATTTTCTTAACATACCTCAACATTGTTATTTCACCTAATTTATCATCAACATAATATTTcagaaacataatcatctaattAATGACTATTTGTTttcaacaatttatattcaaaaacaaataataaacgaAATTGATAGAGAGTTAATGATCCCTTGGTAGAGATATaaagtcaaatgtttacattataaaaacatatttttctaattatatgactatctaattttaattcttaTCATAAAGATGATTCATTTTATATGCATATTATTATTATACAATATTGGTGTAAATTATATGATAAGTCTATTCATGGAATAAATGATAtgattcaattgatcaaatttttgAATGATCATTAATGACATTCCTCACATTCATATAACAAATCAAACATCAAATGTACTTATCACCTCAATATGTGTAAACATTTAACATACTTGAATAACAAACAAAAATATGAATATATGCAAAATTAACACTACATATTTTTTTCAATACTTAAATTCGTAATCGAAAGAAATCAAGTAAGAAAATTTTACCTCAATcaaaagaaatttattgtggAGCGTCGATAGCGTTGTCAGCAAACGATAGTAGCGATAGTAGCGAAGCAATGATGGCAGCGTTGGCAGCAAACGATAACGGCGTTGGCAGCGGCGTGCGATGACAGGCCGACAATGATGTGGATGGCAACGACAATGTGCGACGGAGGATTTTGAGGGCAAAATTAAGATTAGAGAAAAATAAGATGAGAattaggggaggaagaagaacatgggataaaggaaaaaggaaagagtaatggtggaggaagaagaaaatggaagaggaaaaaaaataatgttGTGTGGGAAGAAGCTTCGCCGATAGGGAAAAAAATAGTGAAAAGGGAAAAATAAAAGCTTCGGCGGCAGAGAgaaaaatcaagagaaaagaTAGATAACTTTTTTGGACAAGAGAGAGAGCAATTAAAACACGCCGCAAGTTTTGACTTTTGATTGGAGTTTTACATAAAAGCCCACATACTtttagatttataaataaatgttttttattttatttttaatcatattaatttttttttactctaaATCTGAGGGGGTGCGATCGCACCCTCCCGCCCCACAGTAACTACGCCCCTACGTCtatgtaagcagtgacaaatctcacccaagactctccctgatacaacttagttctcatgagtgtgttcgttcttggccatgaacacgcctggttctgtgagaagctctaagaattatgcctccaattctcttcgaagcggccccacttctttctcacataggtgatccctcaagagttccaACTACTCTTTTTTTATCATTAAAAACCCATTGGCTTACCCtcgtctagtcactgtttcattgggctacCCCCACAGTGTGTCTTGTCAgcgcagattagttgtccctttgaacatagtttttgggatctccagtcagcataggttgggtgtcctctgcactgatcgctgacaacggcatcaagcccattccctgtgatgagcttgcaactaactctcgatttaaccctttggttagtggatccgctaggttatcctttgacttcacatagtcaacagtgataactccagttgagagtagttgtctaatgatattgtgtctacgacgtatatgtctagacttaccattatacagatggctctgtgctcgaccgattgctgattgactatcgcaatgtatgcatatCGCCGGCACCGGTTTCgcccatcgtggaatatcttctatgaATTGCCGTAGCTACTCAGCCTCTTCACCGcacttgtcaagagctacaaactctgattccatcgtggatctggttattacggtttgcttagaagatttccaggaaatggctgcacctgctagagtgaagacatacccACTCGTAGACTTAAAGTCTTTTATAtcggatatccaacttgcatcgctgtatccttcgattacagcaggatatctcgtatagtgcagtccatattcacgagtatacctcaagtaccttagtactcttgttatccctttccagtgctcaacaccgggattactcgtgtatctactcaatttgcttactgcgtaggccaagtctggtcgagtataactcatcaagtacatcagacttccaatcactcgagagtactctatctgcgagatactttcacctcaatttttcgatagatgttgactcgtatctatcggcgttcgtgccaaagcagtatcacccttggtgaatttttcaagaattttgtccacgtaatgggattgactaagaacaagtccttctgtcgttctaagaattttgattcccagAATCACATCAgttaggcccatgtctttcatgtcaaatcttgagttcaacatatcttttgtggatttgattctcttatcattactcccaatgataagtatgtcatttaCATAGagacacaagatgacatagtcactctctgtgactctcatgtagacacatttattacattcattgatcttgaatccacattccttcatggcattatcgaatttctcatgccactgctttggcGCTTGTtttaagccatataatgacttcaccaatctacataccttgtttttctgtcctggcacagaaaacccctcaggttggtccatgtagatttcctcttctaaatccccgtttagaaaagctgtctttacatccatttgatgtattttgagattccatagagcagCAATagcaacaatactctaatgaaagttattctcgataccggagagtatgtatcgaagtaatcaaggccttctcgttgtcggtatcctttgattaccaatctggccttgtatttatcgatcgtgccatctgacttcattttcttattgaaaatccacttgcaacctagtggtttacttcccggaggaagatccacaagttcccaagtgtgattttgcaagatagattctatctcagatgcaattgcctctttccagtgaggtccatcagaagagcctacaacttctgagtaactacggggctcactctccaacatgaaagtgataaaatccgatccatagaATTTTTCTACCctagctcttttgctccgtctaggctcaacctccactggttcctcattgtcatcattttcttcttcaccttgtgtttcattcgcccgttttgaggagctagcatcctcacgggtcttatatggaaacacatgttcgaagaaagaggcatttctcgattcgattatcgagttcttatgtatctccggtatgtgtgactcatacacacaaaatcgataagcactgctgttatgtgcatatctaataaatatgcaatcaacagtctttgatcctatcttaatccttttaggatcaggcaccaacactttggcaagacacccccacattcgtaaatatttgtaggacggttgtctttcattccacaactcataagggctcttatctattttcttctgaggcaccttatttaaaaggtaattagctgttaacacagcttccccccacataaactctggcaatccagagcttcatagaagagcattcatcatctccttaagagttcgattctttcgctcagcaaccccgttttgctgaggagtataaggagctgttgtttcatgtctgatcccatgttcagcacataactcagcgaacggtgacacatattcaccgcctcggtcacttcgaaccaccttaatctttctattaagctggttttcaacctcgttcttatagagagcaaatttctctatagcttcatccttacttttgagaagatacacataacagtattttgtgttatcatctacaaaagtgatgaagtatttatttccACCACGCATTGGCGTACCTTTTAGATCGCACacgtcagtgtggattaggtcaagtggttcgttacttctttcaatatgttgaaaggatgaccttgtcattttcgcttcaacataaatctcacacttgtgttttgggtcaaggtggaatgtaggtatgctttgcatgtttattaatctacgtaatatatcgtagttaacatgtcctagtctactatgccacaaacacgaagactcaagcatataagtggaagagctttcagttttatttatcttgggcctaatggccattacattgagcttaaacagcccatcagatacatagcctcttcctacaaacatcccatttttggacaatacaactctgtccgactcaaaaacaatgcgaaagccatgcttgctcagaagtgatccggacactaaattcttccgaatctccggaacatacagcacattgttcagagtgaggtccttgcccaaggtcatcttcagcaccacctttccttggcccgtgatgtccgaggttgctgagttccccatgaacagtttgtctccagtgacttcttcgaagttgtggagcagctccttgttgcagcagacatgtcgagtggctccagtatcgatccaccattgtcgcaggtttgaaccgatcaggttcagctcagagaccacagcgcagaggtcgtccatttctggtccctcgttcaggttggcctcatgcttcttcttcggctttctgcagtccgaagatttgtgatccactttgtcacagttgaagcacttcccagagaatttcttcttgttgatgcctcctttgggtcctatcttggaagacttggggttcttccgtttcgagctttgtccgtgctcgaccacgttggctttgacAGTAACcggagagaacaactttctctctgaactcttgttgtcttcttcgatgcgaagtcgaacgatgagttcctccacattcatctccttccgcttgtgcttcaggtagttcttgaaatccttccagccgggaggcagcttctcgatgatagcagccacttggaaggtttcactcagaaccatcccttctgagtggatctcgtgcaagatcacctgaagctcctggacttgactgatcactgtcttggagtcaatcatcttgtagtccaggaatctgcccacgatgaacttctttgcccctgcgtcctccgtcttgtatttcttgtctagGGACTCCCACAGTTCCTTAGCCatactcttcatgctatacacagcatatagcgagtcggcaaggcagttgaggatgtagtttcggcaaaggaactcggaatgagtccatgcctccactgtactgatgggttgcgcatcagcatcctcagtgcgtttgggagggtcctcggtcaagaaccgagccagattgagtgtggtcaggtagaagagcatcttctgctgccacctcttgaagttcagtccactgaacttctctggcctttccccatgactgattggcacagttccaatcggggcggagggggcTTAAacatgttgagtctgttgcacctcaacatttcgttccgtggccatctcaacagaatcgaatctgtttcaagactGTTGGAAACCAAACAATCTGTAGCCGGAGATTTACAGGaaattagttgaatctaaatacttgaattaaattcaactcacagttaagatgacctgagcagataatctcaggctgccaacaGGGGCTGGTTTTTCTGACCTAAGAGTCTGAGCAATCAGATCGTCCGAGCAGACTGAAGGATAGACAGGCAGAGCGGGATACCAGTCGGGCAGATCAGAAGGGCGAGTGGCCGACCCAGCAAATGAAGAGTCCAACCGAGTGGACAAACAGAGCAccggaccgaggcctgcgatcgacgtagtttccttgaaacagattcgtcccacctccggctgtgcttcgaggttttctcggatcgtctgtttcccaggatacaacggcaagaccacgaacgcaaccaagcactggttgttcgtggcgaactgagaatgcacctgagtgctatcacaaatagtttagccgagcggatgcacgactgcgagaaaagaatcagggaacgaaggtggaggaattctcttgctttcGCTTTGCTTTCGTTTTTTTTCCTTCCCTTTGCTTAAGAtctagcctccttatataggagttctcatcttgcctgcaataaatgatcaaattatgatcatttaatgctgagtttaatttcgtcattaatgggtttaatgtcttcattaatgtcgagacgttacagaatcattattaatgagattaatatcgtcattaatactgagacgttacgaaatcaccattaatgagtttaatgccgccattaatgtcgagacgttacggaatcagtattaatttcatattaatgcttccattacatccttgagcaagattcaagtggctatatattggttcattcttttgggtaaattttacctcaACCGGTCCAGCATTCGACATGCACAAGTCgtgctcgcgcacgagtcaacctTAGTTTGgtacaatccgggccctggatttgcactcacccctgcgcactcacgcgtgagagagtctctccccatgcatatgtttacaacgtcaatgcatgtgtcataatttaaaccaacaataaagccaagagacttctaatgtgggactaaactcatgcacaatagagtctcttcgtctccatctctttattccattcacatttccaacataAACCGAAAATCTTAAACTCTAAAATCTTGAATcctataaattttaaatcttaaattctattatatcaaaatattcttaccaatttgatcaaaattatttaaacttcactaaaattattttaaatttatcaaaattacttTTGAATAGTTATAAAAATTACTAGGTAGGTACTAAAATATATACTACAACAAATATCAGTTATTACATAGTATAATAGCTACTCGGTAGTTATTATAAATTGTAATAGCTAGTTATAGCTATTATGATAATGTTAAAAGTAAGAATATTCTCAAAAAGtgagataattttttaaaggattgtCCATTTGacaatttgataaatatagagtGCCCTTTTGATATTTGTCTCTTTTTTTAGGTATTTAAATTTTGCAcgattaattttaaagataaatggTCTTTCTTTTATCTGACAATTAGGAACACAAACTATgcatatttaaaacttaatttttaaatatttatttttgatatcaAAGGATTATACATTGACCGTGAACATTCCACACAATTGATTACACAATTATTTATTGAGAGATAAATTATAGATGACTTTTTTATCTTTAAATGGTGACCATGGGAGGACGGAAACATGGCAAGgttcttatttaaaatatttttttaaatatttactctcttttattttattgtagGCAGCTCTGTCCTTATTTAGAATTGCAAGGGTAGCATTCTAtattatattatttgtatttattTGGAGGAGGATCCATTTGCATTTCCTCATTTATTAGGATGGCAGATGAACAATTTTCGTAAAGCCGAGATgggcattttttttttattaatcggATCCTAAAAATTAAACACCTAATTAAAAAAAAGTTCGTGATAAGAAAAGGCATCGAAAGTATATTCCAAGAGAGCCAACATGACACTGAAGTTTTACCAGTGCACACACGGATAAAGAGAGGAGTGTTGTGTTTACTTggagaaaaataaaagacaagagaagaaaaataaatgatctatttttcttttttaattatatatatatatatatatatatatatatatatatatatattcgttagcatttaaaattttttatcttaaacATTATAATCGAAGAGAAAAACTTTAAccataccaaatttttttttattagtttaaaTCTATTATAATACAACCCttaaatcttaaattctaaatacatataatatatcctatgtatttaaaatttttaatcttgggTTATAAGAAGGAAGTTTGAActctaaagaaaaattttattgacTCAAATTAATTATAACTTAACTCCTAAATCTTAAAATCTTGAACCCTgattatatataatataccctaatatatatatatatatatatatatatatatatatatatatatatatatatatataaaatcagggTTTAGGGTTATcttgttaaaattatttatatatatattttattcgaTGATAttatctaaattttaattttgttagctATGTTTTCTATTATTTGATATCAGCTGCACCTCCACTTATTTTGTAGATCTGAAGGTATCTTTTAAGTTAAAATGGCGACGAAAATGAATAAtgagatatataaatataatttttttgggGTATAAATAGATTGGCAAAAGTTAATactccattttatttttttatcaataaaaaaaatgattaatcatgcTGGATAATGTTAAATCTAGGGTAACCGGTCCGATCCTATGAAAGTTTTCCACCGACCATCAAAATAAATCGGGAATCACATGTGACAATCAATCCAGAAGCCCAGCATTCTTTAATTATGTCTTCCGTTTGAAAGAAAACCACTTTATCCCTATGTAATTACCAACTATCCTCCAATATGATATTTGCTTCTGATACATCTCTACTGTCTAAATACTGAGTTTGTCGGTACATTTAACAAgt contains:
- the LOC122010641 gene encoding uncharacterized protein LOC122010641 codes for the protein MENLFAYYVDCFAHQLQLAFVAVAENHIRISTFFDVVAQLNNIVGASCKRRDILREKQFEKVIKGICNGDIFTGQGMNQEMTLKRAGSTRWGSHYNTLLSLIHLYPSIIDVLLFVEEEGKDHKQRAQANNLLELIGKYEFIFQMHLMKNILGVTNDLPQALQRKDQDIVNAMILVRSSKHQLQTMRDDGWDLLLNEVSLFCVKYEVVTPHMEDLFVFHGRSRRNIEGRTNLHYYRVETFYEVIHLQLQELNSRFNEVNMELLLCMSCLDPSNSFSAYDKRKLLQFAQFYPSDFSPMELMHLEPQLDNFIFDMRSSNQFSEVVGISQLAKRMVQLKKHRLYPLVYLLLKLALLLPVATATVERVFSAMKIIKTSLRNRLGDDMVNDCLIPYIERDVFDTIDNEAIIQHFQNMKSRRVIL
- the LOC122010642 gene encoding zinc finger MYM-type protein 1-like, with product MLRYVKKIRDEPTSNKSSPPPPPPPPPPPLPAPLDADSNEYPSDPGLRKHILEYNVNEREIVRRYYLQKGPFQPKNHEFPWRSCPKEKRRFRAIWFSLHPNWLEYSIAKDAAFCLYFYLFKADHGGQSGGDSFVTEGFKNWRKKEKFNEHVGNQSSIHNRCMMAAYDLMNQKQHIETCLVNQSSQVAIDYRVRLTTSIDCIRFLVRQGLAFRGHDESTNSLNHGNFLELLRFLADHNEDINRVALDNALSNLKLTSPDIQKDIIRSIAYLTTNSILGDLGDKLFTILVDEARDISVKEQMAVALRFVDERGNIVECFLGIVHVSNTTALSLKTAIDSLLCQHGLSISN